In Micromonospora sp. NBC_01813, the following are encoded in one genomic region:
- a CDS encoding glycosyltransferase family 2 protein, producing the protein MPSPMVSVVVPVYNTEKWLPEALDSIERQPARERIEVIVIDDGSTDGSASIAQRYADQATAVRYVRQDNAGLGAARNHGVRLATGRYLAFLDSDDIYPDGALTHLVELAERCDASVAVGDMQGLPARPNPAWRRELLTGERVVEHISQAPDLVGNPSACNKIFRRDLVDSTGVQFTENTAFEDVLFTVPLLARSPRTALTPRLSYLYRQRGDNTSLMDTRSQPVRIMQHAAIVERLADECRDLRADDREAVYRWIAYMQLHYAWRAAKGCDDDQLAEFAARMHTLFKDIPVQLASEFVSNAGAGLRAAAIYEQDPATIRDPRSSLPLRVYAGQPYLGHPGFETYRDLLRIGEITASVHSLRSDSGGIVVGGTLRYSGVGGEAGQVRDDLLLEIGDGLVRQPLTVRHRTGNHLRWYCALPVEELSSGRHCVRLVIRDNGREFPVPAGPERGGRGTRGTRPTRTGSRFAWLTPGAHGPHLLLTDGATGTLARSPQWLSQLGARQIRSLGRTAAGTLRRATRRP; encoded by the coding sequence GTGCCATCCCCGATGGTCAGCGTCGTTGTTCCGGTCTACAACACCGAGAAGTGGCTCCCGGAGGCGCTCGACTCGATCGAACGCCAGCCCGCGCGGGAACGCATCGAGGTCATCGTCATCGACGACGGCTCCACCGACGGGTCGGCCAGCATCGCCCAGCGGTACGCCGATCAGGCAACCGCGGTGCGCTACGTCCGGCAGGACAACGCCGGGCTCGGCGCCGCCCGCAACCACGGAGTCCGCCTCGCTACCGGCCGCTACCTAGCGTTCCTCGACTCGGACGACATCTATCCAGACGGCGCGCTGACCCACCTCGTCGAGCTCGCCGAGCGCTGCGACGCGTCGGTCGCCGTCGGCGACATGCAGGGCCTGCCGGCCCGACCCAACCCCGCCTGGCGCCGCGAACTACTCACCGGCGAACGGGTGGTCGAGCACATCTCCCAGGCTCCCGACCTCGTCGGCAACCCGTCGGCGTGCAACAAGATCTTCCGGCGCGACCTGGTGGACTCGACCGGAGTCCAGTTCACCGAGAACACCGCGTTCGAGGACGTGCTGTTCACCGTACCGTTGCTGGCCCGTTCCCCCCGGACGGCGCTCACCCCGCGGCTGAGCTACCTCTACCGGCAGCGCGGGGACAACACCTCGTTGATGGACACGCGCAGCCAGCCCGTGCGGATCATGCAGCACGCCGCCATCGTCGAGCGGCTGGCGGACGAGTGCCGGGACCTGCGCGCGGACGACCGCGAAGCGGTGTACCGATGGATCGCCTACATGCAGCTGCACTACGCGTGGCGGGCGGCCAAGGGGTGCGACGACGACCAACTCGCGGAGTTCGCCGCCCGGATGCACACCCTGTTCAAGGACATCCCGGTCCAGCTGGCAAGTGAGTTCGTCAGCAACGCCGGTGCCGGGCTACGCGCCGCCGCGATCTACGAACAGGATCCGGCGACCATCCGCGACCCCCGGTCGTCGCTGCCACTGCGGGTGTACGCCGGCCAGCCCTACCTCGGCCACCCCGGCTTCGAGACCTATCGTGATCTGCTCCGGATCGGGGAGATCACGGCCAGCGTGCACTCGCTGCGTAGTGACAGCGGGGGCATAGTCGTCGGGGGTACGCTGCGCTACTCGGGTGTCGGCGGCGAGGCTGGCCAGGTCCGCGACGACCTACTGCTGGAGATCGGCGACGGACTCGTCCGTCAACCGCTGACTGTCCGGCACCGCACCGGCAACCACCTACGCTGGTACTGCGCGTTGCCGGTGGAAGAGTTGTCCAGCGGCAGGCACTGCGTCCGGTTGGTCATCCGCGACAATGGCCGTGAGTTCCCCGTACCGGCCGGGCCGGAACGTGGCGGTCGCGGCACCCGAGGCACCCGGCCGACCCGCACCGGATCCCGGTTCGCCTGGCTCACGCCGGGCGCGCACGGCCCGCATCTGCTCCTCACCGACGGAGCCACCGGCACGCTGGCCCGCAGCCCACAGTGGCTGTCCCAGCTGGGCGCCCGGCAGATCCGGTCGCTGGGTCGCACGGCGGCGGGCACCCTGCGCCGGGCCACCCGCCGACCCTAG
- a CDS encoding glycosyltransferase, with protein sequence MILPWRRGTSAAHLVDDALSALSAADWADLSQPPVAWLHWPIDIANPYQSLLYSRFARHNLVPIRVRRLDQLDTLLPALPDGVARVLHVHWLYDVTAGCSSTAQAEAAVDTFARTLDALRRQDVRLVWTVHNVLPHETVHRATEIRLRQVMLAAADVVHLMHDSHLDILRDTFGVEPRNVVIARHPTFVGAYPDWVDRRAARNHLGIPLGARVLVTFGQVRPYKGHGDFLDALDIASADDPRLRWLVAGKVREEAGGPEFMRRAADHPAVIFHPGFVPDSDVQYFLRAADAAVYPYRSSLNSGALALTAGFELPAYVSTGTTVGGLMPDEGLRRFDLTDPAKAAEIITGSAGWAGSPSVHEAVRAHLHELTPARISDRLATDLRRHLDPPA encoded by the coding sequence GTGATCCTTCCCTGGCGCCGGGGCACCTCCGCCGCACATCTGGTCGACGACGCGCTGTCCGCACTGTCCGCCGCCGACTGGGCCGACCTCAGCCAACCGCCGGTAGCCTGGCTGCACTGGCCGATCGACATCGCCAACCCGTACCAGTCGTTGCTCTACAGTCGATTCGCGCGGCACAACCTGGTGCCGATCCGGGTTCGTCGCCTGGATCAGCTCGATACGCTGCTGCCCGCGTTGCCGGACGGCGTCGCCCGGGTGCTGCACGTGCACTGGCTGTACGACGTCACCGCGGGCTGCAGCAGCACCGCGCAGGCCGAAGCGGCGGTCGACACCTTCGCCAGGACCCTCGACGCCCTGCGCAGGCAGGACGTACGTCTGGTCTGGACGGTGCACAACGTGCTGCCGCACGAAACCGTGCACCGGGCCACCGAGATCCGGCTGCGCCAGGTGATGCTGGCCGCCGCCGATGTCGTGCACCTGATGCACGACAGCCACCTCGACATCCTGCGGGACACCTTCGGTGTCGAACCGCGCAACGTGGTGATCGCCCGGCACCCCACCTTTGTCGGCGCGTACCCGGACTGGGTGGACCGGCGGGCGGCGCGCAACCACCTCGGCATTCCGCTCGGTGCCCGGGTGCTGGTCACCTTCGGTCAGGTCCGTCCATACAAGGGACACGGCGACTTTCTCGACGCGCTCGACATTGCGTCGGCCGACGATCCACGGCTGCGGTGGCTGGTCGCCGGCAAGGTCCGCGAGGAAGCCGGCGGGCCGGAGTTCATGCGCCGCGCCGCCGACCACCCGGCCGTCATCTTCCATCCCGGCTTCGTCCCGGACTCCGACGTGCAGTACTTCCTGCGGGCCGCCGACGCGGCGGTCTACCCGTACCGGTCGTCGCTGAACTCCGGGGCGCTGGCACTGACCGCCGGGTTCGAACTGCCGGCGTACGTGTCGACCGGGACGACCGTCGGCGGGCTGATGCCGGACGAGGGGCTGCGCCGGTTCGACCTGACCGATCCGGCGAAGGCTGCCGAGATCATCACCGGCAGCGCCGGCTGGGCCGGGTCGCCGTCGGTCCACGAAGCGGTCCGGGCCCACCTGCATGAGCTCACCCCGGCGCGGATCAGCGACCGGCTCGCCACCGA